The DNA region AGGAGATTCGAATGAAGCGTGATTTTTTATCCGAAACTGATTTCAGCCAGGAGGAGATCTGGGGGGTCTTGGAAACGGCGCAGAAATTAAAACAGCAGACCCGCTCCGGCTCGTCTCATCCAATTTTGCAGGGCCAAACGCTGGCGATGATCTTTCAAAAACCGTCCAACCGCACCCGCGTTTCCTTTGAGGTGGGCATGTATCAGTTGGGCGGACATGCGGTCTATCTGGGCCCGCAGGAGATCGGCCTGGGCGTGCGTGAATCGGTCGCAGACGTCGCCCGAGTCCTCGGCCGTTTTTGCAACGGCATCATGGCGCGGGTTTTCGGTCATCATCTGGTGGAGGAGTTGGCGCGCTGGGCGGAGGTGCCGGTGATCAACGGACTGTCCGACCTGCTGCATCCCTGCCAGATTCTCGGCGACTGCCTGACCATCCTGGAGCATAAAAAGCGGTTGAACGCCGTCAGAATCGCCTATGTGGGCGATGGCAACAACATCGCCAATTCCTGGATCAACCTGGCCGGCGTATTGGAGCTGGATCTGCGCCTCGCCTGTCCGCAAGGGTATGAGCCTGATGCAAAGCTGCTGGCGCAGGCGCGCGCCAAGAACGTCAGCAGCATTTTGCTGACCGAAGATCCGAAACGGGCGGTCGCCGGCGCTGACGTGGTCTATACCGACACCTGGGCCAGCATGGGCCAGGAGGCGGAGGCGGAGAAGCGCAAAAAGATTTTTCGGCCTTACACAGTGGATGAGGCGCTTTTGTCGCATGCGGATCCCCAGCACATCGTCCTGCACTGCCTGCCGGCGCATCGCGGCGATGAGATCACCGATGCGGTGATGGATGGTCCCCATTCCGTTGTGTTCGATGAAGCGGAGAACCGTCTGCACGTGCAGAAAGCTATCCTGGTTAAATTGATGGGCCCGCAGGCCTAGCCCCGAGAATCCGGCTGATGAAAAACCACACCGTCAATCGTTCCTTGTTCACTGTGGTGCCCTACCGGCAGGCGGAAGAAGCCGAGTGGGAGGAATTCGTCGCTGCCAGCAACAACGGCACCATTTTTCATACGCGTAAATTTCTCTCCTATCATCCGGTGGATCGATTCAAAGACCACTCCTTGGTGTTCTTTGATAAAGGCCGGCGCATCGCCCAGTTCCCTGCCGTGGATTTCCAAGACAACGGCCGGCGCCTGTTGATCTCCCATCGCGGCGCTTCTTACGGCGGCCTGCTGGTCAAGCCGCACTGCTCTCTGGAGGAAAGCTTCCGGCTGGCGGCGACGTTGCTCGCCTATGCCCGCGAGGCGGGGTTCGATGCCGTGGACATGACGCCGCCGCCGATGATCTATCTGCGCAAACCCAGCAACTATATCGATTTCAGTTTGCTGCAGAACGGTTTCGTCTACCGAAAGCGCGAAGTGTCCAGCGTCATTCCTCTCGATTATCACCGGGACCACATCCTCTACACGTTCAGCGAAGGCTCCCGCCGCGCTGTGCGGCGCAGTCAGAAACTGGGCGTGCTGGTGCGCGAATCCGAAGAGTACGAACGGTTCTACGCCATCCTGAAAAAAAATCTGCGCCTGCGTCATAATGTCACACCCACGCACTCCCTGGATGAACTGCTCACTTTGCGCGCCCTGTTCCCCGAGGCGATTCGGCTGTTTGCGGCTTATCACGGCGACACCATGGTGGCCGGCGTGGTGCTGTTCACCTGCAATCCCAAGGTGGTACTGGCTTTTTACATCAGCCATGACGAAGCGTACCAGCAGTTTCGCGGCGTGAATCTGCTCTTTCACGACATCATCGACTGGAGCCTGCAGCAGGGGCATCAGTTTTTGGACTTTGGCATTTTTACGGTCAACGAAGATCCCAACTGGGGTCTGGCTCGATTCAAGGAAAGTTTCGGCAGCCTGGGTGTGTTTCGCGACAGCCTGCAGTGTCCGTTGCGCTGACTCCGGCGCCGCTGCGTCCCGGGCGGGTAAGAGTCTGCGAGAGGGCTGAATCACTGTTCATCCGCAACCGTTTGTCTGCTTTGACGCCATTAAAAATTTTACATATCGCGGCCCAGAATGTCTCCGGCGTACCCGGTCAGTTGGTACAGGCGGAACGGGCGCTGGGGTTCGACAGCCGGTTGGTGACGCTGTTCCGGGACCGGCGCGGCTATGCCGAAGACCTCTGTCTCGATCTGCCTCTGATCGATTCAGCCATCGTGCGCCGGCTTAAGCAATGGGTTTCAGCCCCGGAAAAGCTCACCGTGCACAACCGTCTGGCCGTGCCGGATCGGCTGCCGCCGGTATGGACGCCGAACTCGGCGTTGGAAAAATTCCTCGTCCGTCGCCGCGACCGCCTGTGGCAGCCGATCATCGATCGCGCCGTTAAGCGCTATGGCCTGGATCAGTTCGATATCTATCAGCTGGATGGCGGGCTGGATCTGACCCGCGAACCCAGATTCATTCCCAGAATGAAAGCGGCGGGGAAAAAGGTGATCTGCTGTTACACCGGCAGCGATCTGCGCACGCGCGGCGTGATCCCGTAGATTGACGCGTTGTGCGACGCTGTGGTCTCTGTGGAGTTCGATCACCTCTTTTTACATCCCTCCCTGCAGCATGTGTTTTTTCCTTTTGACGTACAGACCATGCCCCAGGGCCGGCCGCCGCTTTCCGGCCCACCGCGCATCGGCCATGCGCCCACCAGCCGGGCCGCAAAGGGCAGCGAGGTCATCCTGGCGGCGCTGCAGCGTCTGGCGCAGCGCCGACCGATCGAGATTGTGCTGATCGAAAAGCTGCGCTACCAGGAGGCCCTGGAGCGCAAACGGACGCTGTCGATTTTTATCGATCAGATCGGCGATCTGGGCTACGGCATCAATGCGCTCGAATCGCTGGCCATGACCATCCCAACCTGTTCGGGACTGGTGCGCGGCTTTGCCGAGGCGTATCCGGACCATCCTTTTGTCGAGATCACGACGATGAATCTGGA from bacterium includes:
- the argF gene encoding ornithine carbamoyltransferase, with product MKRDFLSETDFSQEEIWGVLETAQKLKQQTRSGSSHPILQGQTLAMIFQKPSNRTRVSFEVGMYQLGGHAVYLGPQEIGLGVRESVADVARVLGRFCNGIMARVFGHHLVEELARWAEVPVINGLSDLLHPCQILGDCLTILEHKKRLNAVRIAYVGDGNNIANSWINLAGVLELDLRLACPQGYEPDAKLLAQARAKNVSSILLTEDPKRAVAGADVVYTDTWASMGQEAEAEKRKKIFRPYTVDEALLSHADPQHIVLHCLPAHRGDEITDAVMDGPHSVVFDEAENRLHVQKAILVKLMGPQA
- a CDS encoding GNAT family N-acetyltransferase, which gives rise to MKNHTVNRSLFTVVPYRQAEEAEWEEFVAASNNGTIFHTRKFLSYHPVDRFKDHSLVFFDKGRRIAQFPAVDFQDNGRRLLISHRGASYGGLLVKPHCSLEESFRLAATLLAYAREAGFDAVDMTPPPMIYLRKPSNYIDFSLLQNGFVYRKREVSSVIPLDYHRDHILYTFSEGSRRAVRRSQKLGVLVRESEEYERFYAILKKNLRLRHNVTPTHSLDELLTLRALFPEAIRLFAAYHGDTMVAGVVLFTCNPKVVLAFYISHDEAYQQFRGVNLLFHDIIDWSLQQGHQFLDFGIFTVNEDPNWGLARFKESFGSLGVFRDSLQCPLR
- a CDS encoding glycosyltransferase family 4 protein → MCDAVVSVEFDHLFLHPSLQHVFFPFDVQTMPQGRPPLSGPPRIGHAPTSRAAKGSEVILAALQRLAQRRPIEIVLIEKLRYQEALERKRTLSIFIDQIGDLGYGINALESLAMTIPTCSGLVRGFAEAYPDHPFVEITTMNLEEKLIEILQAPVAAAEKARAGREWVAAHHDPRRVVQRIHHIAGLG